The proteins below come from a single Geobacillus thermoleovorans genomic window:
- a CDS encoding sensor histidine kinase, whose amino-acid sequence MKRLRLGQKLWLAIGAAVVATLAFSFGLLNYFYRTVYMKEVERTLIAEGTSLARDYRGGAVTEAYRRQIEWYDEKSTATILLIDNPRELSACFPFPVHYDALVSGRDRETLLAGKPVVKTGYEKRFGRRVMAVVVPLLDGKRLEGAIYLYLPLADVQEATKRAAAAFWPLAAIFAAALLVVGRRMVRQMTEPLQAMEQAAERMAEGRYEADIPVRSDDEIGRLAEAFNQMADAIAKEDERKREFLANVSHELRTPLSYMKGYSEALLAGLAKTKEEEKAYLRLIHRETERMERLVRDLLDLARLEGQSVPLERAPVAFAQVIEDVIATYEPIASQKRIELACELDYDIIVNGDADRLEQVVRNLLDNAIRYTPEGGAVTVRLSRLSEAEGELVIQDTGKGIPKDQLPLLGQRFFRVDRARTRKEGGTGLGLAIVKQIVSLHDGAIWFDSDLGRGMTVFVRLPLVREEE is encoded by the coding sequence ATGAAACGGCTTCGGTTAGGACAAAAACTATGGCTGGCGATCGGCGCCGCGGTCGTGGCGACGCTGGCGTTTTCCTTTGGCCTTCTGAATTATTTTTACCGGACGGTGTACATGAAAGAAGTTGAGCGAACGTTGATCGCGGAAGGGACGAGCCTCGCCCGCGACTATCGCGGCGGGGCGGTGACGGAGGCATATCGCCGTCAAATCGAATGGTATGACGAAAAATCAACGGCCACGATCTTGTTGATCGACAACCCGCGCGAACTGAGCGCCTGCTTTCCGTTTCCGGTCCACTATGACGCGTTAGTCAGCGGCCGCGACCGGGAAACATTGTTAGCCGGGAAGCCTGTTGTCAAAACGGGATACGAAAAGCGGTTCGGACGCCGCGTGATGGCGGTCGTCGTTCCGCTTTTGGACGGCAAGCGGCTTGAAGGAGCGATTTACTTGTATTTGCCGTTAGCCGACGTTCAGGAAGCAACGAAGCGGGCGGCCGCCGCGTTTTGGCCGTTGGCCGCCATATTCGCCGCCGCGCTTTTGGTTGTCGGCCGACGGATGGTGCGGCAGATGACCGAGCCGCTCCAAGCGATGGAACAAGCGGCAGAACGCATGGCGGAAGGACGCTACGAAGCGGACATCCCCGTGCGGAGCGATGATGAAATCGGCCGCCTGGCGGAGGCGTTCAACCAAATGGCGGACGCCATTGCTAAAGAAGACGAGCGGAAACGCGAGTTCTTAGCGAACGTCTCGCATGAGCTGCGCACGCCGCTCAGCTATATGAAAGGATACAGCGAAGCACTCCTTGCTGGCCTCGCGAAAACGAAGGAAGAAGAAAAGGCGTACCTTCGCCTTATCCACCGCGAAACGGAGCGGATGGAGCGGCTGGTGCGCGATCTTCTTGACCTGGCGCGCCTTGAAGGGCAAAGCGTGCCGCTCGAGCGCGCGCCGGTGGCGTTTGCCCAAGTGATCGAAGATGTCATCGCCACGTACGAACCGATCGCCTCGCAAAAGCGGATCGAGTTGGCGTGCGAGTTGGACTATGACATCATCGTCAACGGCGACGCCGACCGGCTCGAACAAGTCGTGCGCAACTTGCTTGACAACGCCATCCGCTACACCCCGGAAGGCGGCGCGGTGACGGTGCGGCTTTCCCGCTTGTCGGAAGCGGAAGGCGAGCTTGTCATCCAAGACACGGGAAAAGGCATTCCGAAAGACCAGCTCCCGCTTCTCGGCCAGCGCTTTTTCCGCGTCGACCGCGCCCGCACCCGCAAAGAAGGCGGCACCGGCTTGGGGCTTGCCATCGTCAAACAAATCGTCTCTCTTCATGACGGCGCGATTTGGTTCGACAGCGACCTTGGACGCGGGATGACCGTATTCGTCCGCCTGCCGCTCGTTCGGGAAGAGGAATAA
- a CDS encoding Uma2 family endonuclease, whose amino-acid sequence MGSPEKEQAPMTYKEYATWPEGKRCEVLDGNIISVAPSPTPEHQSVSLQLSIEFGMHLRGKDCRVLAAPIDVYLFEDHRKGWMDENVRNWVCPDLVVICDKNKIQKNRIVGAPDLVVEILSPATAKIDRMDKRIAYERAGVKEYWIVDPANQVVEVYLRGKTGRLELHGVYNRDDAVLVHVLKDFVIDLRNIFQ is encoded by the coding sequence ATGGGTTCACCAGAAAAGGAACAGGCCCCTATGACCTACAAAGAGTATGCGACATGGCCGGAAGGAAAACGGTGCGAGGTCTTGGACGGGAACATCATTAGCGTGGCGCCGTCGCCGACACCGGAACATCAATCAGTTTCGCTCCAACTTTCCATTGAATTCGGGATGCATCTTCGTGGGAAGGATTGCCGCGTGTTGGCCGCCCCGATCGATGTGTATCTTTTCGAAGATCATCGAAAGGGATGGATGGATGAAAACGTCCGAAACTGGGTATGCCCCGATCTTGTCGTCATCTGCGACAAAAACAAAATTCAAAAAAACCGCATTGTCGGGGCTCCGGATTTGGTCGTCGAGATCTTGTCCCCCGCCACGGCCAAAATCGACCGGATGGACAAACGGATCGCGTACGAGCGGGCCGGGGTGAAGGAATATTGGATTGTTGACCCGGCGAATCAAGTGGTGGAAGTGTATTTGCGCGGAAAAACAGGAAGATTGGAACTTCATGGAGTGTACAACCGGGATGACGCCGTTTTGGTTCATGTATTGAAGGATTTCGTGATCGATTTGCGAAACATTTTCCAATGA
- a CDS encoding response regulator transcription factor: protein MSERTVLIVDDEEEMRLLVGMYLENAGFRCLEAGDGEEALVLLSQHPVDAVLLDVMMPKQDGFAVCARIREQSDVPILFLTALGEEWDKVKGLKLGGDDYIVKPFSPGELIARLEAVLRRVQRVRENDGRLQFGDLAIDEKGRTVTVGGEAVKLTLKEFELLLFLAKHRGQVFSRDDLLVKVWGYDYTGNARTVDTHVKTLRMKLKDAARHIQTVWGIGYKFEG, encoded by the coding sequence ATGAGCGAACGAACCGTTTTAATCGTCGATGATGAAGAAGAAATGCGCCTGCTCGTTGGCATGTATTTGGAAAACGCCGGCTTTCGCTGCCTCGAAGCAGGGGACGGGGAAGAAGCGCTGGTGCTGCTTTCGCAACATCCGGTTGATGCCGTGCTGTTGGACGTCATGATGCCAAAACAGGACGGATTCGCCGTCTGCGCCCGCATCCGCGAGCAGTCGGACGTGCCGATTTTGTTTTTGACCGCGCTTGGCGAAGAATGGGATAAAGTGAAAGGATTGAAGCTTGGCGGCGACGATTACATCGTCAAACCGTTCAGCCCAGGAGAGCTCATCGCCCGCCTTGAGGCGGTGTTGCGCCGGGTGCAGCGCGTCCGCGAGAATGACGGCCGGCTGCAATTTGGCGACCTTGCCATCGACGAAAAAGGACGAACCGTGACCGTTGGCGGCGAGGCGGTGAAGCTGACGTTGAAGGAGTTTGAGCTGCTGCTGTTTTTGGCAAAACACCGCGGCCAGGTGTTCAGCCGCGACGATTTGCTCGTCAAAGTGTGGGGATATGATTATACAGGAAACGCCCGCACGGTCGATACGCATGTGAAAACGCTGCGCATGAAGCTGAAAGACGCCGCCCGCCACATCCAAACCGTATGGGGCATCGGCTACAAGTTTGAGGGATGA